In Desulfonatronovibrio magnus, a genomic segment contains:
- a CDS encoding Rpn family recombination-promoting nuclease/putative transposase: MQKAPKIHDNTIKYFLSDRKNAISVIRALLPKKVQEHLDLDKIRYEKDTFIPKHLREYFSDLLTSVPTKCGTSESKVLFLLEHKSTFKRFTPLQFLRYILEFWDFYLRSEVGEPDKLPVDEPTVSQQGHYVASLVMLPVSRNIQPHPACFFFTF; this comes from the coding sequence ATGCAAAAGGCACCAAAGATCCACGATAATACGATTAAGTACTTCCTTTCGGACCGGAAGAATGCCATCAGTGTAATACGTGCGCTACTCCCAAAGAAAGTTCAGGAGCATTTGGATTTAGACAAAATCCGCTATGAGAAAGACACCTTTATTCCTAAGCATCTCAGAGAGTATTTTTCTGACCTTTTGACCAGCGTGCCAACTAAGTGCGGAACATCTGAATCCAAAGTCCTTTTCCTGCTGGAGCATAAGAGCACATTCAAAAGATTTACGCCGCTCCAGTTTTTAAGATACATTCTCGAGTTTTGGGATTTTTATCTGAGAAGTGAAGTCGGGGAACCAGACAAGCTGCCCGTTGATGAGCCAACAGTGAGCCAACAGGGACATTATGTTGCCAGTTTAGTTATGTTGCCAGTATCCCGCAATATCCAGCCCCACCCCGCCTGTTTTTTCTTTACGTTTTGA
- a CDS encoding Rpn family recombination-promoting nuclease/putative transposase, giving the protein VKDSKYEVKVYFLFEHKSYFVTNYPLQILRYILEIWSKYESTGSKLPLIIPVLITHPEGGWRRKNISDLVEIPSDEFKAFIPDFEHVLYDSASEDPDKYEFVETLKALLVIWKHFDSPDFMRHLEIAFRLVKKLHPETRFKDFVTSFMEYLIQTRRKEEYIEIQKIAEKEFSGGDNLMQTIAEMFRNEGVQDGVIMGELKKAKEMLIKSLLLRFEIVKPSIKEQIRSIDSLDQVNDLFEISFKCTSMEDFTGYLQKMAE; this is encoded by the coding sequence GTAAAGGACAGTAAATACGAGGTCAAAGTCTATTTTCTGTTTGAGCATAAAAGCTATTTCGTAACCAACTATCCTCTTCAGATTCTGCGTTATATCCTGGAAATATGGTCTAAGTATGAAAGTACCGGGAGCAAACTGCCTTTGATCATCCCAGTGCTTATTACACATCCTGAAGGCGGATGGAGACGGAAAAACATATCCGACCTGGTGGAGATTCCATCAGATGAGTTCAAAGCTTTTATTCCGGACTTTGAGCATGTTCTTTATGATTCTGCTAGCGAAGACCCGGATAAGTACGAGTTTGTTGAGACCTTAAAGGCCCTGCTGGTAATCTGGAAACACTTTGACAGCCCTGATTTCATGCGGCATCTTGAAATTGCCTTCAGGCTGGTCAAAAAGTTACATCCAGAGACCAGGTTTAAGGATTTTGTAACGTCTTTTATGGAATACTTAATCCAGACAAGGCGTAAAGAAGAGTATATCGAGATACAGAAAATTGCTGAGAAGGAATTTTCAGGAGGTGATAATCTTATGCAGACCATAGCAGAAATGTTCAGAAATGAAGGTGTGCAGGATGGGGTTATTATGGGTGAGCTTAAAAAAGCCAAAGAAATGCTTATCAAATCCCTCTTGCTCAGGTTCGAAATAGTCAAGCCTTCAATTAAAGAGCAAATCCGGTCTATTGACTCCCTTGACCAGGTTAATGACCTTTTTGAGATATCTTTCAAGTGTACATCTATGGAAGATTTTACTGGATACTTGCAAAAAATGGCAGAATAG